The Hevea brasiliensis isolate MT/VB/25A 57/8 chromosome 9, ASM3005281v1, whole genome shotgun sequence nucleotide sequence gttaaaatcttaaatatatttattatgaacTATATAATCTCTCGCATCTTACTAGGCCCTTTTATATGTATCTTGCAGTCGTCTATGGAAATGCTagctattttgtttttcttataataAATAAGGCCGAGGACAACAACTTTTTGTCTTATAAACAAGATCATATCTGCCACGGCTTGTAGGTGACGGACTAAATTTGCCTCATGCATATCATACATAAATTTGCCAAAACTTGCAAAGCTACAACTTAAGTTTGGTCATTTTTACATGCTACGTGTGCCTTCATTAACCCCTCCAGCTAATTCATTCCTTCCTTTGCGTATGGTCCATAGAATATAGCTCTATAGGCAAAATGACTCTTAATTTTCTATATTATAAAGTaaagatcaaattattgaattattAGCACAATGACCCAAATAATGTGTAAATAACTATAtattttgtttctttattttaatttaactttggttgtgatttaaatttaaaacttcataattttgaaaataatttttatatattttaatttatgtataattttaataaatttatttgaatgatcaaatttaattttgattgtattattattatttttttaaactttatTTTTGGACTGATGTATTGACTTTGGGCAGCTAATTGCGCTTGTATTGTGATAGAATCACCTAGGGCTTGGGCTAGGGGCTAACATGGCCCAATAATTTGTCAAGACTTTGGGCTTTTCAAAAGGCGCTCATTTCGGCCTCAACGGCGACGTGACTTCAAAATTCCGCTATAAGGCATGGCGGGAGATCAATTTTTTACGGTTACCTTTTCCCGCTAAAACACCTAAAATTTTTCTCCCTCTTTTTTCTTATTTACAGCTCGCCAAAACCCCCCTTTCTTATTTTTGATTTTCTCTCCATCCAAACGTAATTCAGTTTTTTTCAACTGCACAATGCCTTCAATCGCAGCGTGCAATTCTTCTCCCCACAAGGTAATGGTGCCCGTCAAATCGGAAAAGCCCAGCGAGATCTCTCCATCCAATGCTCAATCAACCACGCCTCAGAAGCGGAAGTTGAGATCTAACGGACCGCTGGTGCAGGAAACCCTGGTATCTTCACTGGTGAAGCGGAAATCGCCTCGTCGATGCTTGAATTCCAGCCCTATTTCCCCTGCAATTGTAGGCATTTTGCTTTCTTCTGCGATTCTTCCATTTTTGTGAAATTGGAGCTTAATAATagtgttgaattttttttaaaaaaggaaataaaagattAGTTATTAATCCTGCAATCATGGAATTcaacaaaaaggaaaatgaagatgTTCAGATGTATAATCTATTGATATTATTTTCCAGCAATTCAGCACCTGAAAATGTTTTTTTGGTGGGGGTGTTCAGCAGAAGTGGTGGGGAACAGGAAATGTTTAGCAAGGCCATCTTGTGTGAGGAAATGAAATGAACCAAATTGAGTTGATCGTGGGTGTGGGTGTGATTGTGTGTTTGAGAGAGGGAGACATTTAATCTTCATTGTTCAgtttttcctctctttctttgCATCGAAGCATATGTCATAAGGTTTGTTGATTTGCTATTTTGCAGGAAATTGAGAAGGATTCTAGCAAACAGCAAGAGAAAACGTGCGAAATCCCACCAAAGAAATTGCACGATAATTTCACAGGCAAACCGAGTTGGAATCCTAGAGGCAAGTGCGATTATAAGCGTTCACGATATCGCATTAAATTTTCCACAGATCTTAAagattaactaattttgttttgttttatttttttaattttagatataGGGCAAATTAGTGCACTGAAAGAGGCTTTGCATGTATCAACTGCTCCATCTGTTGTTGTGTGCCGTGAGGATGAGCAGAAAAGGATTTTTGATTTCTGTAAGGCGTGTATAGAACAGGAAAAGGCTGGAAGTTTATATGTGTGCGGGTGCCCTGGGACGGGGAAGTCATTATCAATGGAGAAAGTGAAGCAACATTTGGTTGATTGGGCTAAAGAGGTAATAAATTATTGTTCTATTTGTTTGTCTTCctttctttcaaaaaaaaaaaaaatccaataaattatgatttctcaAGGATGTTAGATGAAAGGTGCAGTTTGATTTTTCAAGTGCTTATTTCGTTTTCAATTGAATTAGTTTGATTTCCCCACTTGAGCTTTgcatttaaattgtgaaatttacaTTGTATGGTTCACTATAGGTTGATTTGTTGTCCATGATTATGGCCTAGTTTTTTTTATGTCAGTTTGTATAATAAACACAATCTGGTCCACAGTTTTACCAGCAATTGCTTTGGTGCTTAATTGTCTCTATGTTGCAGTTCCTGATTTTATCCTGTCCACAACTGGGTTGCTTTGGCTTATGCGTCATAAATGTTGCAACATATCCATAATTTGCCTCCCTAATTTTCTTTTGTTGAACTACTGAATAGTTACTTTGAAAATGTTTCTACTTTTTCAAAATCTGCAGATAATAAGTCACTGTTACGTTAGTGCTGAAACATTTTCTCCAGTGACTTTGCAGGCGTTTCTAAGTAATAGGTCTTATCAGTTGTGCGAGGGAAGGTTTAAGTTGTGTTTCTTGAGTAATGAAATAGATGCTCAGATTTTGTTCTTGTCCCTTCTATTTCTGTCCTCTATTTGGTTAAGAATGGAGCATTTAATAATTAAGCACTCTCAAAATTATGCATCTAAACAAATATCAACTAGTGAGTGTTTCTCATGCCTAATTAAAAGATTAACAGGCATGAATAATTGATGGAACTTGAACATTGCAACTACTTGAACTTTAGACCCAAAGTGCAGTAGTCAAACCCTTTACAACTTCTGGTTTCATGCACTAGTTGTTTATGTGTTTATTGCTCTATGTTCTGTTCTTTCTGACCATCAATGCTGATGAAGTTGTTCTCTGTACCAGATGGGTTTAAAGTGTCCAGATATGTTGAGCATGAATTGTACTTCTCTAGCAAATATATCGGAGATTTTCAGCAAGGTACTGAATGAAGCATCTGTTCCACTGGATATTCACATACCACATATGCTTACCAGCTGATTTTTCTTGCTAGATAATGGGCAAAAACCTCCCAAGAAAGAGAATAAATGGATCTGCTTCACCTCTACAACATATTCAGAACTTGTATTCTCAACAGCAGCAGTCATCTGGCTCAAACATGACGTGAGAATCTTGTCCTTTGCTTGTGTGCTCATATGCGCCCCTCTTTCCCCCTTCCTCTGTGTGtgtgagtgtgtgtgtgtgtgtgtgtgtgtgtgtgtgtgtgtgtgtgtggatgGGCAATCTGATACAATATGAACTCTCTATAAGCAGATAAAATAGAATATGAAAATTGATGCATGCATTAGAATTTGATGAATCATTTTCTGCCATATTGAGTATAAATCATTTTTTGGAGCTAAAATTTTCCCTTTACAGGTTAATAGTTGCTGATGAGTTGGATTACTTGATCACTAAAGACAGAGGTGTCCTTCATGATCTTTTCATGCTTACAACTTTCCCTTTTTCTCGATGTATATTAATAGGTATGAGGAAAATATCTCATTTGGAAGCTTTTGCTCATTTCTATGAAGTTTTCTATATGGACTACTTTCTTTGGGATCTTGAATTTGCTTTCTAGTTGCCACATGCAAAGCATGAACTAAATGTACCAATTTACTTTGCAGGCATAGCAAATGCCATAGATCTAGCAGATCGTTTTCTTCCAAGACTTCAGTCAATGAATTGTGAGTTTTATCGAATTTATCTATTTCTTGCGATCTTCATGGGCTATGGGCTATAAGAAATGAGTGTATTTTGTCGCTATTCTATTGATATGCTACGCATTATCGCCCAAATATCATTGATCGT carries:
- the LOC110649003 gene encoding cell division control protein 6 homolog B — encoded protein: MPSIAACNSSPHKVMVPVKSEKPSEISPSNAQSTTPQKRKLRSNGPLVQETLVSSLVKRKSPRRCLNSSPISPAIEIEKDSSKQQEKTCEIPPKKLHDNFTGKPSWNPRDIGQISALKEALHVSTAPSVVVCREDEQKRIFDFCKACIEQEKAGSLYVCGCPGTGKSLSMEKVKQHLVDWAKEMGLKCPDMLSMNCTSLANISEIFSKIMGKNLPRKRINGSASPLQHIQNLYSQQQQSSGSNMTLIVADELDYLITKDRGVLHDLFMLTTFPFSRCILIGIANAIDLADRFLPRLQSMNCKPMVVNFRAYSKDQILRILKERLMALPWTVFHPQALELCARKVAAASGDMRKALCVCRSAIEILEGELRESASNLSSSAVENELPHPQTAPACEFFKKQESMIVGIDHMAVALSKAYRSPIVDTIQSLPQHQQMILCAAVKFFRGGKKDTVIGELNKSYIDVCKSTMIPPVGVLEFLSMCQVLNDQGILKLGQCRDDKLRRLNLKIDAADITFALQGVRFFRNCLQ